TCGTTTGTCCATTCACCTGATCCATTCGGATGGAAATGAGCCTCTTGTTCGTTTGGACACAAAATCTACCACTCATCCGAATGAATCAGTTGAATGACTTTTTAAAGTGtagtttaaattttagaaaccaGTTGACTGAACCGAATCAGATCATTTGGCTGGAACTGGTTCAGTCAAAATTCGGAAATGTCGATATTGTCCTtcatttaacttgaatattacAAACCTAGCTAATCTCTTCTTCAGTCTCGATCTCTTCTCACGCCACTCACGCCAGCCGcaaagactctctctctctcttgaactCCATGAAAGGAGCTTAAGCTCTCTccggatctctctctctctctctctctctctctctctctctctctctctctctctctcttctctctctctctctctctctctctctctctcttctctctctctctctctctctctctctcctctctctctcttctctctctctctctctctctctctctctctctctctctctctctcgaactCCATGAAAGGAGCTTGAGCTTTCGAACTCGCCGGATCTCTCTCAAACTCGccggatctctctctctctctcgcaattCTCTCTCCGCCTGTCTCTCTCTCGTGGGTCTGTCTCTCTCTCGCGGTTCTCTCTCTCCGTTTGTCTCTCTCTCACCGCATCTCAATCTCGCCGCATCTCACTCTCTCTCGGGTATCTCTagaagtctctctctctctctctcgagttTTCTTCATTTACATCTCTATAGATTCATCACTTGGTCGAGAGTTACGAGCTTGTTTGAGATGTTCATAGAGAGATCTCGAAATTTGATCTGCTTGTGTTCATAGAGAGTTTGTCAGTCTCTGAGTTGATGGCTTTGCTTCTGTTATATGGGTTTCTCTTTTGAATTTGTCATGGGTTTATGCTTAAGAATGTGTTGATATACTGATGGGTTTGCTTGGTTTGTATAGTTCTCTGAGTTGAAATATTTGATGGGGTTTGCTTGGTTTTGAGAATGTTAGGGTCATAACCAGTTCATTTGTAAGCTATATGAGCAATGAGGATACACTGTTTGTAGTCAAGCACAAACTGTTTTAGCAATCATTCCTTCAGTAGTCACATTTGCTGCACCATGTTTCTGATCATATTAATGATTTTGGCTAGCTTTGTCATCATcttgcttcttctcttttgCAGGTTTCAAGTCGGACGAACCAAGGCGAAGAAGCAGGTTTCTTTCTCCCCCCATCTCATCGTGCTTTGTTTTTGTGTTCTCTGCTGGTCTCTCTCTCTGATGTTGCTTTATATAACTTGCTTGGCCATGCCTTGCAGATAATTGGAGCAATGACGTCTGTCCCTGGTACTGATGTAAGTACTTTTTTAAACTGAATGGTTCTCTTAGTTTAGTTATAACAGTCTTGCACATTGAATATTTGAATGTTATAAGAGTCTTGCATATTGAATATTTGAATGTTATATGAGTCTTGCATGGACTGATGAGCAAACTCGGTTCTACCTCCAACTGAGAGTTGAGGAGAAGCTGAAAGGGAATGACCGAAACGGAACTGTCAATGATACTGGGAGACGGTGTATCATTGACAAATTTTATGAAGCTTATGGGGAAAGGCACGTTTGGAAAAAATTTGGGATCAAGCACACCACTTGCAAGACTCAGTATACTAAATACAAGCGACTGATTAACAAGAGAACTGGCCTTGGTTTTGATGGAAATGGGTTCATAGACATGTCGGATGACTGGTGGAATGAACTTTGTAAGGTACAATCAGCTGATACTGATAGGCAATTAGTCAGGACAAACCGAGGTGAAGGTTGGCGACGTGGCGGATTCTAGACAGAAAACATCCCAAGTACGAGCTGAAGAAATGGATAAAGATTGTGACAGCAACAATGGCCCTCCATAACTTCATTCGAGATTCACGTTGGGAAGATAGTGACTTTACACATCGGGAAGGAGTGGAATCATATGAACCACATGGTGATGATCACAATGTTCGATACATTCCGCAAGGTGATAGAGTGATGGAGAGTGTGCGTCACTGTATTACTATGGAGATGGCAAGAGGAACTAGACTTCCATACTAGCATCATACAGGTATGCTTAAATGTCAGTCTTGTGTTCATGAGATCAGTTTTGTTACACTGTTAAATATGGTTCTTATACTGGTTTGAATCTTGTTAGCAGGTTAGAAGAATCGCAATTGGCAAGCTAGAGAACTCAGGTTAGCAGTTAATAGAATCGCAAGTTGTCTCAATAGTCTTGTTGTTGCTGGAGATTAGGATGTAGTCTTGTAGTCTTGTTGAATTGCTCAGTTGATCATTGTGAAGTTCTGTACTTTCAAGTCATTGATGGATCTTATTATCAGTTAATGATGATATATGATTGTGTGGTTTATGTGTAGTTGTgtttatggatttttttttgaatttttgtgtcCCTTTGTTGATTGACCAAAACCTCTTATATATGGCAGGTAGTGGAGTGTGGGAGTGTGGGATAAACATATTGCTTGGAGTGTGGGAGCTTGTGTTTGGTCTAAAGACAATGAAATATCATTTCAGTTTTAAATTTCAGGTTGTGATCAAATACTTGTTACTTGGATTGCAAACCAtcttttaaatttcagttttataaaATCTGAGTTTCTATTTTGTGTTTCTACTTTGAATTGTTTAGacatttattcaaatttaagtTCTACTTTGAGTTGTTTGGAAGTTTAtgcaattttaaataaataaatgaatatatgaattttaaataaaggaatgaaattacaaatttttatgaaataaaattttataaatgtcaaaatgataattttaaaataattttagtgtaaatatattttagactaaataataaaatttagtattggtaaaattaatatcaaacataTGATTAAACCAAAATAGAGGCATATATGTAATTTGGTTATTAAACTCATTTGAATGAGAATTACAAATGGAGAAACAAACATAAAGTACATTCAAATGGTTCATTCAAATGATTCATTTAAATGGAGAAACAAACAACCCCAAAAATTTGAATGAATCATTTAAATAGATCACATAGATGAAGCATTTGAATGGAAATAACAAATGGAGAAACAAACAGGGCTTTAGTCGTTAATGTTGCCCTCTGCTGTTTTTGATAATGTTTAACACGTGTATGTGCTGTGTCAATTAGTTGTAATATTGGGCTTGTACCAGGCTCCTTTCATGGGCTTAATACAAAAGTTGGCtgacaacaaaacaaaaaaagaaaatcatgccAGCTTGAGAAAAGACCTGGGCAGAATAATTTAGGTTTTCTAAACGCGGCTATGCGCATATATAGTCTTTACGCCTTACCTTGTTACTTATAAGTGTTTCCTTGCAACTCTGGTCATTTGGGTCGGTGTTCTTAGTTGTATGGTTTGGTAAAGATAAACATTCGGTTTTCCtttgttcgtttttttttcttatagatCTGTTGTGTAGCTCTGCTGTGATGAACAAAACCGTGTCTAGAGATGAAGTTAATAGCTTCATCGCTGACGGTAAACACATCCCTCTAAGAAGTTCTGAGCTTCTACacaatgttttttatttgtttcacagttagatttttgaattttggttttcttttggGGTCGAAGTGACGATAAACAATTCACAGTCTGTCAATCCACTGACAACATTTGAGTGATGTTATTGTGATATCTCGACAGGTTCTGATCGACTTGAGAAACCCTCCCAGTGATTTtcctttgaattttttttatttttgttcttggTAAGGGAAGAATCGTTATTGTGTGCTGGAACTGGTCATATGATGAATCTCATAAAACAAATTGGTAATTTGCGACTGAAATTTACATTGATGTCTTTTTCACCTTGGAGAACTGATGTCCAGATT
The Raphanus sativus cultivar WK10039 chromosome 1, ASM80110v3, whole genome shotgun sequence DNA segment above includes these coding regions:
- the LOC108856997 gene encoding uncharacterized protein LOC108856997; translated protein: MSLAWTDEQTRFYLQLRVEEKLKGNDRNGTVNDTGRRCIIDKFYEAYGERHVWKKFGIKHTTCKTQYTKYKRLINKRTGLGFDGNGFIDMSDDWWNELCKVQSADTDRQLVRTNRGEGWRRGGF